The Candidatus Goldiibacteriota bacterium HGW-Goldbacteria-1 sequence ATGAAACCAGGCAAATTGTGGAAGCAATGGCAGTCAATGAAGAGAAAATAATGGAATTGTATTCTGTATTTGCCTATAAATTCCCTAAGGACGCCGGCCTTTGGAATAAGCTTACCGAAGAAGAGAAAATGCACGCGCATATGGTAAGAGCTATTGGTGATTTGTTAAAAGACAATGACGTAAGGTTAAAAACAGACAGGTTTAGCAGGATTAACCTTCAGAATTTGCGCGAAAGGATTGAAAAAGAGATAAGAAAGGCAAATGCCGGGGGATATAATTCTGAATCGGCGTTGGAATATGCGGCATTAATTGAAAAAACTCTGCTTGAATCAAAAGCTTTTGAAGCGTTTGAAAGCGACATTCCGGATATGAAGAAATTACTTGGCGTGATTTTGTACGAAACACAAAAACACGCCAAAATCCTGGAAGAGTATATGTCTTAAGGGGTTCCATAATCCATCGTTAAGGCGATAGTCTAATAGCGTTGATGCAATACCTTTGCAAATACGAAGAAATTCTGATGGCAAGGCGGTCATAATTTGTCATTGTTCTATTTTGGGGTTATGGGCTGAAGTTTCATCTAATCTCTAATCACACTCCTTATATCTTCGCCAGACAATAGCGTCTGAAGACGCGCATAATAAAGGGAAAGGCGGTAATTCCTGGCTTGCCGGCACTGCAAGCCGGATGCATGTGGCGGCCACGCAGTATATCCTTGGCACAATGCCGGTGTTATCCGGGTTTATAATATCGCTGTGTGTTCCGGTTTCGTGGATGGAATTTTCTGTGAAAAGAAATTTCAGGGGATGCGAGTATAATATCAGTTATAAAAAGACCGGAACTTTCTCTGTAAGGGTTAATGGTATTGAGGTTAAAGGGAATATTATTGCTTCTCGCGAAGCTAAAGAAGTAAAAGTGGAAGTCAATTACTGAAGTGGTTTGGTATGAAGAGAAAATGCCTGAAAATCCCTACAAAATCTTTTGCTTTCGTAGGGGACGTGCTCCTGCGCGTCCCGTGTAGTCTGCTTTTTGATTAAAAAAAAGAGCCGCTGATACTTGTTGTCAAATATATGGTAGAATTAGTACATGTCAAACGCACACGGCCTTATACAGAAAATAGAGGAACTTTCATTTAACGCAATGCCGGCGTTAAAAGAGACAATGTACGACGGCTGGCTTCTGCGGTTTTCCGGAGGTTATACAAGGCGTGCCAATTCGGTTAACCCTATTTACCATTCAAACATAGAAACCTTAAGTAAAATTAAATATTGCGAGCAGTCCTATCAAAGGGAAAATATCCCTTTAATTTTTAAAATGACAGACCTTGCTTTCCCTTTGGGCCTTGATCAGCTTCTTGCCGAACAGGGGTTTAAAGAGTCTGATTCTGTTTCAGTTCAAATAGCGGAAATAGCAGGGATAAGCCCGGATATTCAGGCAGAAGAAATGGTGGTGCCTGACGATAAGTGGGTTGAAGCGTATCTGAAAATGATGGGGTATGATATTAAGTTTATGAAAACTGTTCAAACCCTTGCGGCAGAGACAATACCGGAAAAAGCATTCATGCGCATCAGCGTAAAAGGCGAGACCGTTGCAGTGGGTTATGCTGCGGTAGAAGACGGGTTTACCGGTATTTTTGACCTGGCTGTCACGGAAAAGTACAGGCAGAAAGGTTATGGAAGGCAGTTGATGTTAAATCTGCTTGAATTTGGCAGAAAAAACGGCGCGCAGAACGCGTATCTTCAGGTGATTGAAACAAATAAGCCGGCGTTGGCCCTGTATTCTTCACTGGGATTTAAAGAGACGTATAAGTACTGGTATAGAATTAAATAGGAAATCCTTGCAATCACAATAATATAAATATTAAAGGAGAATTATGTTCCTTCCTGTAACAAAAGAAGAGATGCAGAAGCTTGGCTGGAAGCAGTGCGACATTATACTTGTGACAGGCGACGCGTATATTGACAGCGCTTATATGGGTGTGGCTGTAATAGGAAATTATCTTTCAGCGCACGGTTATAAAGTGGGCGTGATTGCCCAGCCCGATTACCAGAGCGATGCGGACATAACCGCGCTTGGGGAACCCGCCATATACTGGGGCGTCACAGGCGGAAGCGTGGATTCAATGGTGTCCAATTTTACCGCGTCCTTAAAAAGAAGAAAGATGGACGACTTTACGCCGGGCGGGGTTAATAACAAAAGGCCTGACAACGCGTCTATAGTTTATTGCAACCTTATAAGAAAATATTTTAAACAGACAAAGCCGATAGTACTGGGCGGTATAGAGGCAAGCTTAAGGCGCATAGCGCATTATGATTATGTAAAAGATAATATCAAGCGTTCCATACTTTTTGATGCCAAGGCAGATTACATTGTTTACGGCATGGGCGAAAAGACCTCTTTAAAACTGGCAGAAGCAATAAAAAACGGGGAAAATCCGGCAGAACTGCGCGGGTTGTGTTACATATCAACGGCAATTCCTGACGGCTATTTAACAATCCCGTCATTTGAAGAAGCCAAGGCAGACAAGGAAAAATTTCTTGAAATGTTTATGTCTTTTCATAAAAACGGCCAGCTTGCAAATCCCAAAGGGCTTGTTCAAAAGCAGGACACAAGGTACCTGGTTCAGAACCCGCCGCAGGTTTATGATACTTATGATTTGGATGAAATCTACGGACTTAGTTATGAAAGGGACGCGCATCCTATATATAAAAACAAGGGTGTAATACGCGCCCTTGAAACTATCAGATTTTCCATCACCACGCACAGGGGATGTTTTGGCAACTGCAGTTTCTGTGCTATTTCATTACTTCAGGGGACTAAGATAATAGACAGAAGCGAAGAGTCCATTCTTAACGAGGCGCGGGAAATTGCGGCGCTGCCCGATTTTAAGGGGTACATTACCGACCTTGGCGGGCCCACTGCCAATATGTACGGCATGAATGAAAACGGGGAATTTAAAATTTCCCATAAAAGGCAGACAGCGCTGTTAAGAAAAATAAGGGAAATAAAAGGTATTAAGAAAGTCTTTGTGGCGTCCGGCATCCGCTACGATTTGATATTCAGGGACAGGGAATTCGGCATGGAATACCTTGAAGAAGTAACCGCGCACCATGTTTCCGGCCAGCTTAAGGTGGCGCCGGAACATTCGGATGAAAGAATACTTAAACTTATGAATAAGCCCGGCAGCCGTGACCTTATAAAATTCAAGGCGGAATTTGAAAAAGCAGGCAGTAAGAACGGACTTAATCAGCATTTAACATATTACTTTATAGCGGCGTATCCCGGGTGCGGTGAGACAGAAATGAAAAGGGTGGCGTCTTTTGTAAAGGATGTCCTGGGGACAAAGGCGGAACAGGTTCAGATATTTACCCCCACGCCTTCCACAATGGCCACTGCAATGTA is a genomic window containing:
- a CDS encoding GNAT family N-acetyltransferase, which codes for MSNAHGLIQKIEELSFNAMPALKETMYDGWLLRFSGGYTRRANSVNPIYHSNIETLSKIKYCEQSYQRENIPLIFKMTDLAFPLGLDQLLAEQGFKESDSVSVQIAEIAGISPDIQAEEMVVPDDKWVEAYLKMMGYDIKFMKTVQTLAAETIPEKAFMRISVKGETVAVGYAAVEDGFTGIFDLAVTEKYRQKGYGRQLMLNLLEFGRKNGAQNAYLQVIETNKPALALYSSLGFKETYKYWYRIK
- a CDS encoding YgiQ family radical SAM protein, which gives rise to MFLPVTKEEMQKLGWKQCDIILVTGDAYIDSAYMGVAVIGNYLSAHGYKVGVIAQPDYQSDADITALGEPAIYWGVTGGSVDSMVSNFTASLKRRKMDDFTPGGVNNKRPDNASIVYCNLIRKYFKQTKPIVLGGIEASLRRIAHYDYVKDNIKRSILFDAKADYIVYGMGEKTSLKLAEAIKNGENPAELRGLCYISTAIPDGYLTIPSFEEAKADKEKFLEMFMSFHKNGQLANPKGLVQKQDTRYLVQNPPQVYDTYDLDEIYGLSYERDAHPIYKNKGVIRALETIRFSITTHRGCFGNCSFCAISLLQGTKIIDRSEESILNEAREIAALPDFKGYITDLGGPTANMYGMNENGEFKISHKRQTALLRKIREIKGIKKVFVASGIRYDLIFRDREFGMEYLEEVTAHHVSGQLKVAPEHSDERILKLMNKPGSRDLIKFKAEFEKAGSKNGLNQHLTYYFIAAYPGCGETEMKRVASFVKDVLGTKAEQVQIFTPTPSTMATAMYYTEKNPETGEKLFVEKNIGAKEWQKRLLTGG